A region of the Oceanihabitans sp. IOP_32 genome:
TAATTGCAGGTCTTGAAACGCCCGATTCTGGCTCTATTTCTATAGGAGGCCAATGTGTCACTTCAAATGAGACCTTTATCCCACCCGAATCCCGAAAAGTAGGTATGGTTTTTCAAGACTATGCCTTGTTTCCGCATCTCACAGTTATACAGAATATTGTTTACGGTTGTAAGGATATTGAAAAAAAAGATTTAAAAGCGCTGCTAGAAATGGTTGGGCTCTTGGGTTTCGAGCAAAGGTACCCGCATCAACTTTCGGGTGGCCAACAGCAACGCGTTGCTTTGGCTAGAGCCTTGGCACCCAGACCGCGATTATTAATTTTAGACGAACCTTTTAGTAATCTAGATGTGGGTTTAAAACTGCAATTGCGCAGCGAGATTTTTAAAATTATTCAACAGCTTGGTATTACAGCTATTTTTGTAACGCACGATACCCAAGATGCTATAATGATTGCCGATGAAATTGTCGTGCTTAAAAAAGGCCAAATTGTACAGCAGGGCAATGCTTCATTTCTATTTAATTGTCCGAATAGCTTATATGTAGCTGCGCTTTTTGGCTCTGTAGTGCCCTTAAATTTAGAAGATTTAAAGTATTTTAATTTTACTGGAAAGCTGGACGAAAAATATGCCATTAGAATGGAGCAGTTTCAAGTTAATGCACACAGTGCTTTTAAAGCGGAAATCACCATCTTAAAAAGTTTGTTTTTTGGGCAACATTATCTCAATACCTGTAAATTGCCCAATGGGAAACTCATTAGTTTTACATCGGCACAAGAACTTCGTGGCAACCTGCAATTGGGCTTTGAATTGGAGGCTATTTTGGTGTTTCGAAACCTTAGGACTTAATCCATATTAAAAATGTGTTTTAAAAGGATTTTGGCTTATTTATAGAAACATAGACCTAGATAGTGTTCGAATTTAGGAAGAAGTATATGTCAAATTTAAAGCCAAGACAAGCTTTTCAACAACGCGAGAATCTTAATTTCGGTCTAGACTTGTACTATTTTGTGTTTAGAGTACGGTTTTATAGAGGCAAACAATAATGTATAAACGTTTGTTATACGAATAATATACTCTTATTTAAATTCTATCAGTGAATTTCAGAATTATAAGCAAGGATTTAAAAACGCATTTAATTTAATAAAAAACGGACATAACCTCTGTTGATACCGGGCTAATTTAAAAGTACAGTTTTTAAAACAACAAATATGTTGCTAAATGTAACTTTAATTCTATTAAAATTTCATTAAATTAGTAAATTAATCACATAGTGTGGATATAGACAATTGACTATATCCAATTGTTGGGCACAATTTGATAAACCATAAATCATATGAATAAACAAATAGGATTAAAAGAAGCTATTTCTATCGGAATTGGAGGAATGGTTGGTGGTGGAATTTTTGCAGTCCTTGGGCTTGCAGTATCACTCGCCAGAGGAGGAACACCAATAGCATTTTTATTCGCTGGAATTTTAGCATTAATCACTTCTTATAGTTATGTTAAGCTATCAAAAAAATATCCTGACAGAGGAGGAACTGTTAAATTCATCAATCAAGGTTTCGGGAAATCAGTTTTTAGTGGAGGGATTAATAATCTCTTGTGGATAAGTTATATCATTATGCTCTCTCTTTATGCTTCGGCATTTGGGTCTTACGCACCAAATTTATTCGAATTAACCAACGACAAAATAATTGATTCACACATTTATGCAAGTGTAATTATTGTTTTAGCTACAGCGATTAATTATTATAGTATTGCTGTAGTAGGCAAAATAGAATCTTACGCAGTAATTATCAAGTTGGTAATTCTAATTTCCTTCATTTTTATTGGTGCTTATGGATTAATTGGTAATCCAAATGTTGCTCAACTTGCAGTCACAAATTGGGAAGCACCAATAAAGTTGTTTGCCGGCGGAATGGTAATTTTTGTTGCTTATGAAGGATTTGAACTTATCGCTAATGCAGCACCTGATATCGTTAATCCTGAAAAAAATATTCCAAAAGCTTATTACTATTCTGTAATATTTGTGATCATACTATATATAATTATTGCTTTAGTAACTGTAGGCTCACTTCCTTTTGCAAAAATTGCAACAGCACAAGATTATGTTTTGGCAGAAGCAGCAAAACCAATGTTAGGAAAAGTTGGTTTTTCAATAATTACAGTAGCTGCATTAATTTCAACATTTTCCGCCATCAACGCATCTCTTTATGGAGGTAGTAA
Encoded here:
- a CDS encoding ABC transporter ATP-binding protein — encoded protein: MTNINNIAPLLEVNALSKSYASHDYVIDEVNLRLEQGKVMALVGESGSGKTTLVRLIAGLETPDSGSISIGGQCVTSNETFIPPESRKVGMVFQDYALFPHLTVIQNIVYGCKDIEKKDLKALLEMVGLLGFEQRYPHQLSGGQQQRVALARALAPRPRLLILDEPFSNLDVGLKLQLRSEIFKIIQQLGITAIFVTHDTQDAIMIADEIVVLKKGQIVQQGNASFLFNCPNSLYVAALFGSVVPLNLEDLKYFNFTGKLDEKYAIRMEQFQVNAHSAFKAEITILKSLFFGQHYLNTCKLPNGKLISFTSAQELRGNLQLGFELEAILVFRNLRT
- a CDS encoding APC family permease; its protein translation is MNKQIGLKEAISIGIGGMVGGGIFAVLGLAVSLARGGTPIAFLFAGILALITSYSYVKLSKKYPDRGGTVKFINQGFGKSVFSGGINNLLWISYIIMLSLYASAFGSYAPNLFELTNDKIIDSHIYASVIIVLATAINYYSIAVVGKIESYAVIIKLVILISFIFIGAYGLIGNPNVAQLAVTNWEAPIKLFAGGMVIFVAYEGFELIANAAPDIVNPEKNIPKAYYYSVIFVIILYIIIALVTVGSLPFAKIATAQDYVLAEAAKPMLGKVGFSIITVAALISTFSAINASLYGGSKVNYEIAEDDELPHHFLANLWNQPVGLMITAVATLILVNVLKLESISTAGSVGFLLIFGILNLVGYRLSKETGSNKIIPLIGFVLCIIATIILINQQYTSNSIGVIISIAITGFCFLMEWIYKKTEKK